Proteins encoded together in one Sylvia atricapilla isolate bSylAtr1 chromosome 2, bSylAtr1.pri, whole genome shotgun sequence window:
- the TRAT1 gene encoding T-cell receptor-associated transmembrane adapter 1 isoform X3, with product MLDCDCTFAKMYKDYEENDPSYDAYHTDDYPVYGNLNQDILEDCCYEQMKCQPQRPVNQLQVESADQMCYASLDHSVKGKRRKPRKKKDPSLEEDEEERSSNPMVASKVSIYLNSEQLAAENTAKVEAIHDDPIRLMGLIHNKKGENRKCNEPNM from the exons CTAAAATGTATAAAGACTACGAAGAGAACGATCCTAG CTATGATGCCTACCACACAGACGATTATCCTGTTTATGGCAATCTCAATCAAGATATTTTAG AAGACTGTTGTTACGAGCAGATGAAGTGCCAGCCTCAAAGACCAGTTAACCAGCTACAG GTGGAGTCTGCTGATCAGATGTGTTATGCCTCACTTGATCACAGTGTCAAGGGAAAACGcagaaaaccaaggaaaaagaaagatccTTCATtagaggaagatgaagaagaaagatcATCTAACCCCATGGTGGCTTCCAAAGTTAGCATTTACCTCAATAGTgagcagctggctgctgaaAACACAGCCAAAGTAGAAGCCATTCATGATGATCCCATCAGATTAATGGGCTTGATTCATAACAAAAAAGGGGAGAACCGAAAATGTAATGAACCAAATATGTAA